A part of Raphanus sativus cultivar WK10039 unplaced genomic scaffold, ASM80110v3 Scaffold1724, whole genome shotgun sequence genomic DNA contains:
- the LOC130504666 gene encoding 26S proteasome non-ATPase regulatory subunit 11 homolog — protein sequence MVSYPATTETIALAQEANSSEAIQILYQVLEDPSSSPEALRIKEQAITNLCDRLTEEKRGEDLRTLLTKLRPFFSLIPKAKTAKIVRGIIDAVAKIPGTTDLQITLCKEMVEWTRAEKRTFLRQRVEARLAALLMENKEYVEALALLSTLVKEVRRLDDKLLLVDIDLLESKLHFSLRNLPKAKAALTAARTAANAIYVPPAQQGTIDLQSGILHAEEKDYKTGYSYFFEAFESFNALGDPRAVFSLKYMLLCKIMVSQADDVAGIISSKAGLQYVGSDLDAMKAVADAHSKRSLKLFENALGDYKAQLEDDPIVHRHLSSLYDTLLEQNLCRLIEPFSRVEIGHIAELIGLPLDHVEKKLSQMILDKKFAGTLDQGAGCLIIFEDPKADAIYSATLDTIANMGKVVDSLYVRSAKIMS from the coding sequence ATGGTTTCGTATCCCGCTACAACCGAGACGATTGCCCTGGCTCAAGAAGCCAACAGCTCTGAGGCTATTCAGATACTGTACCAAGTCTTGGAAGACCCTTCTTCATCTCCGGAGGCTCTACGCATCAAGGAGCAAGCCATCACCAACCTCTGCGATCGCCTCACCGAAGAGAAGAGAGGCGAGGATCTCCGGACGCTGCTAACCAAGCTTCGACCTTTCTTCTCCCTGATCCCCAAGGCCAAGACCGCGAAAATCGTCAGAGGGATCATCGACGCCGTGGCCAAGATACCCGGAACGACTGATCTCCAGATCACTCTCTGCAAAGAGATGGTGGAGTGGACGCGCGCCGAGAAGAGGACTTTCCTCAGGCAGCGTGTGGAGGCGAGGCTGGCTGCTCTCTTGATGGAGAACAAGGAGTATGTAGAGGCCTTGGCGCTGTTGAGTACTCTGGTGAAAGAGGTTAGGAGGTTAGATGATAAGCTCCTTCTCGTTGACATTGACTTGCTGGAGAGCAAACTTCACTTCTCGTTGAGGAACTTACCGAAGGCGAAAGCTGCGCTCACCGCAGCGAGGACGGCTGCAAACGCTATATACGTCCCACCggctcagcaagggacgataGATCTTCAGAGTGGGATCCTCCACGCTGAAGAGAAGGACTACAAAACGGGATACAGCTACTTCTTCGAAGCCTTTGAGTCGTTCAACGCTCTCGGTGATCCGAGAGCGGTGTTCAGTTTAAAGTACATGTTGCTGTGCAAGATCATGGTTAGCCAAGCTGATGACGTTGCGGGGATCATCTCCTCGAAGGCTGGACTCCAGTACGTTGGCTCTGATCTAGACGCCATGAAGGCGGTGGCTGATGCTCACTCCAAGAGGTCGTTGAAGCTGTTTGAGAACGCGCTAGGTGACTACAAGGCGCAGCTGGAGGATGACCCGATTGTACACAGgcatctctcttctctctacgACACGCTTCTGGAGCAGAACTTGTGTCGTTTGATCGAGCCTTTCTCGCGAGTTGAGATAGGTCACATCGCTGAGCTGATTGGGTTGCCGTTGGACCATGTGGAGAAGAAGCTGTCTCAGATGATTCTTGACAAGAAGTTCGCAGGTACGTTGGATCAGGGAGCTGGGTGTCTCATCATATTCGAGGATCCGAAGGCGGATGCTATCTACTCGGCTACTCTTGACACCATTGCAAACATGGGGAAGGTTGTTGACAGCCTTTATGTTCGGTCTGCCAAAATCATGTCCTGA